A stretch of the Sphingomonas sp. CL5.1 genome encodes the following:
- the rpsT gene encoding 30S ribosomal protein S20 — protein MANTPQAKKRIRRNQRRAEVNGARVGRIRTFVKRVEAALAAGDKTAAAAALAEAQPELARGVARGVLHRNTASRKFSRLTKRVAGLA, from the coding sequence ATGGCGAACACGCCGCAAGCGAAGAAGCGCATCCGCCGCAACCAGCGCCGGGCCGAAGTCAACGGTGCCCGCGTGGGCCGTATCCGCACCTTCGTGAAGCGGGTGGAAGCCGCGCTCGCCGCCGGCGACAAGACCGCCGCAGCGGCCGCCCTCGCCGAGGCGCAGCCGGAGCTGGCGCGCGGCGTCGCGCGCGGCGTGCTGCATCGCAACACCGCCAGCCGCAAGTTCTCGCGCCTGACCAAGCGGGTTGCCGGGCTGGCCTGA
- the dnaA gene encoding chromosomal replication initiator protein DnaA: MSEAARAWARVRSNLRESAGARLFEQWLKPIELVESGDADSIRLTLPSAFMTNWVRNHYADRLLHEFRALLPEVRTVAIETARALAAPEVIAPVAAPVAPAAPARAAGERPVLDPRFTFDRFVVDASNKVAFNAGRALAAPGPVRFSPLFLHSGTGQGKTHLMHAIAHEFLAARPDARVMFMSAERFMFDFVAALRARDTFAFKARLRGCDLLLIDDLQFIAGKDSTQEEFFHTVNEIMAAGKRLVISADRCPQALDGIESRIVGRMAIGLVADIKAPSLELRRAILDRKLADLPDARVPREVLDMLAGRIRTNIRELEGALNRVVAYAQLTGDAVDLDFAIGVLGDVLRGGQRRVTIDEIQKAVSTHFELKPIDLVSARRARAVARPRQIAMYLAKRLTTRSLPEIGRKFGGRDHSTVIHAVRRIEELRDSDHDIDGAVRALMHQLES; encoded by the coding sequence ATGAGCGAAGCGGCGCGTGCCTGGGCACGCGTGCGCTCGAATCTGCGCGAATCGGCCGGGGCGCGGCTGTTCGAGCAATGGCTGAAGCCGATCGAGCTGGTCGAGAGCGGCGACGCCGATTCGATTCGCCTGACCTTGCCGTCGGCGTTCATGACCAACTGGGTCCGCAACCATTACGCCGACCGGCTGCTGCATGAATTCCGCGCGCTGCTGCCCGAGGTGCGCACCGTCGCGATCGAGACCGCGCGGGCGCTGGCCGCGCCCGAAGTGATCGCGCCCGTGGCCGCGCCCGTAGCTCCGGCCGCGCCGGCGCGCGCGGCGGGCGAGCGGCCGGTGCTCGATCCGCGCTTCACCTTCGACCGCTTCGTCGTCGACGCCTCGAACAAGGTGGCGTTCAACGCCGGCCGCGCGCTCGCCGCGCCGGGGCCGGTGCGCTTCAGCCCGCTGTTCCTCCATTCGGGCACCGGGCAGGGCAAGACCCATCTGATGCACGCGATCGCGCATGAGTTCCTCGCCGCCCGGCCGGACGCGCGGGTGATGTTCATGTCGGCCGAGCGCTTCATGTTCGATTTCGTCGCCGCGCTGCGCGCGCGCGACACCTTCGCCTTCAAGGCGCGGCTGCGCGGCTGCGACCTGCTGCTGATCGACGACCTGCAATTCATCGCCGGCAAGGATTCGACGCAGGAGGAATTCTTCCACACCGTCAATGAGATCATGGCGGCGGGCAAGCGCCTCGTGATCTCCGCCGATCGCTGCCCGCAGGCGCTCGACGGGATCGAATCGCGTATCGTCGGCCGGATGGCGATCGGGCTGGTCGCGGACATCAAGGCGCCGTCGCTCGAGCTGCGCCGCGCGATCCTCGATCGCAAGCTGGCGGACCTGCCCGACGCGCGGGTGCCGCGCGAGGTGCTCGACATGCTCGCCGGGCGCATCCGCACCAACATCCGCGAGCTGGAAGGCGCGCTCAACCGCGTCGTCGCTTATGCGCAGCTCACCGGCGACGCGGTCGACCTGGATTTCGCGATCGGCGTGCTCGGTGACGTGCTGCGCGGTGGCCAGCGCCGGGTGACGATCGACGAGATCCAGAAAGCGGTGTCGACGCATTTCGAGCTGAAGCCGATCGACCTCGTCTCCGCGCGCCGCGCGCGCGCCGTGGCCCGGCCGCGCCAGATCGCCATGTACCTGGCCAAGCGTCTCACCACGCGCTCGCTGCCGGAGATCGGCCGCAAGTTCGGCGGGCGCGATCACTCGACGGTGATCCATGCGGTGCGGCGGATCGAGGAATTGCGCGACAGCGACCACGATATCGACGGCGCCGTCCGCGCCCTGATGCACCAGCTCGAAAGCTGA
- a CDS encoding PspC domain-containing protein, translated as MPATDANAAAQKPEIFGVCRRLGDDFGFHPNILRVALAVGLVWSIEGVAAAYLALAAIVVVSRLIAPEPKRATASASEAPAAATEQNNTPAPALSRAA; from the coding sequence ATGCCCGCCACCGACGCCAACGCCGCCGCCCAGAAGCCCGAGATTTTCGGTGTCTGCCGCCGTCTCGGCGACGATTTCGGCTTCCACCCGAATATCCTGCGCGTCGCGCTCGCGGTCGGGCTGGTGTGGAGCATCGAGGGCGTCGCGGCGGCCTATCTCGCGCTGGCGGCGATCGTGGTTGTCAGCCGGCTGATCGCCCCGGAGCCGAAGCGCGCCACCGCGAGCGCCAGCGAAGCCCCCGCGGCCGCGACCGAGCAGAACAACACCCCCGCCCCCGCGCTGTCGCGGGCGGCCTGA
- the trpS gene encoding tryptophan--tRNA ligase produces MRVVSGIQPTGNLHLGNYLGAVKQWVAMQDEVQAAGGETMYFIADLHGLTQWIAPATLNANTIEMTATLVAAGIDPERSILFNQTRVPAHSELAWLLNNVARVGWLNRMTQFKDKAGKNREGASVGLYDYPVLMAADVLLYNATHVPVGEDQKQHLELARDIAAKFNMDYERELFTLPEPLVSKEAPRIMSLRDASAKMSKSNPSEMSLIKLIDSDETIADKLRKAKTDPEPLPDTWEALEGRAEARNLVTIFAALADRTPVDVVAEFAGKGFGQFKPALADLAVARLGPIRDEMQRLLADRAAINAILARGAEKARALAAPTLRAAQETMGLVA; encoded by the coding sequence ATGCGCGTCGTTTCCGGCATCCAGCCCACCGGCAATCTCCACCTCGGCAATTATCTCGGCGCCGTGAAGCAGTGGGTGGCGATGCAGGACGAGGTGCAGGCGGCCGGCGGCGAGACGATGTATTTCATCGCCGATCTCCACGGCCTGACGCAGTGGATCGCGCCCGCCACGCTCAACGCCAACACGATCGAGATGACCGCGACGCTGGTCGCCGCCGGGATCGATCCCGAGCGCTCGATCCTGTTCAACCAGACGCGCGTGCCGGCGCACAGCGAGCTGGCGTGGCTGCTCAACAATGTCGCGCGGGTCGGCTGGCTCAACCGCATGACGCAGTTCAAGGACAAGGCGGGCAAGAACCGCGAGGGCGCGTCGGTCGGGCTGTACGATTATCCGGTGCTGATGGCGGCGGACGTGCTGCTCTACAACGCCACGCACGTCCCGGTCGGCGAGGACCAGAAGCAGCATCTGGAGCTGGCGCGCGACATCGCCGCCAAGTTCAACATGGATTACGAGCGCGAGCTGTTCACCCTGCCCGAGCCGCTGGTGAGCAAGGAAGCGCCGCGCATCATGTCGCTGCGCGACGCTTCGGCCAAGATGTCGAAATCGAACCCGTCGGAGATGTCGCTCATCAAGCTGATCGATTCGGACGAGACGATCGCCGACAAGCTCCGCAAGGCCAAGACCGATCCCGAGCCGCTGCCCGATACGTGGGAGGCGCTGGAGGGTCGGGCCGAGGCGCGCAACCTCGTCACGATCTTCGCCGCGCTCGCCGACCGCACGCCGGTGGACGTGGTGGCGGAGTTCGCCGGCAAGGGCTTCGGCCAGTTCAAGCCCGCGCTGGCCGATCTCGCGGTGGCCAGGCTCGGCCCGATCCGCGACGAGATGCAGCGCCTGCTTGCCGACCGCGCGGCGATCAACGCGATCCTCGCGCGTGGCGCCGAAAAGGCCCGCGCGCTGGCGGCGCCGACGCTGCGCGCGGCGCAGGAGACGATGGGGCTGGTGGCGTAA